Within the Leptospira ryugenii genome, the region GAAGGAATTGAACTGCAGTATCACTAGCAAGGGTAATACAATGAGTTGAAATCTTTTGGATGCGTTCCACTTGTTCTTCTAACTCAGGACTTGCACCTAGGAAGAGAAGAGTTTTCTTATAAAAACATTTTTCAGGAAGGTAACCGGCAGGAATTGGCCTATTTTTGTTTAGATTCCAATTCTTGAGATAGTTGTGCGTCCAAGTGCGACCAAAGTGATTGATAGTCGCCTCATTTACATTAGGTTGGCTGAGTAAGCGTGAAAGAGAATTTTGGACAGCTTGGACAAGCTCGGGGAGGAGCCTTTGGTAGCTTGGGAAGGCAATGATTTCAAGGCTCCGGGACATAGCTGTTCTAAAAAAGGATAAAATGATTGAGGAGGATTGTTCCCAGGTTTCGTCCAGATAGAGGACCGAATATCCCAAGATTTCTAGCTTTTGGAAGAGGTCCTTTTTTTTTGCATGGAAAAGAGGTTCCTTTCGGACTTCTTCAAGGGGTTCGATGAGAATCAAGTTCTTTCCCATCTTGGTTTGGAGGGTGATAGCCTCAATATGGTGGAGAGCTGCAAGGCCAACGATGCAGATAGTATCTGAAGTAGAACTTAGCACTCGCTCTAAAAAACGAAAACCCTCGATTTGAGGGTTTCTTTGTGAGTGTAGATAGAGATTGAGAGAAGGGTCGTAGAAATTGGAGAGTCCGTTTTCGGTTAGGACTGCTTGGAAAGGAATTGGCTTACCTCTTAGTCCTCTTCTTCTTCATCGTCATCTTCTATGTCATCATCATCGTCGTCATCGAAGTCGTCGTCGTCATCATCAGAATCGTCACCAAACTCGTCTTCATAGCCGTCCTCATCCAAAAGTTCTGGTTTCTTTGCTTCTTCTTCTGGAATGAAATCTTCATCAATATCCTCTTCGGCATGAGGTGCAAAGGATGTAGTGTTTGTGGAAGAAACGCCTGCGATTTTGTCTTTTTCTGCTTGGATTTGGTCTCTCTCTTCTTTGGAGAGGTACTTCCATTGGATGGACTGGTTTGTCAGAGCGTAGAGAGCTTGGACTGTTAGTTTGCGGTTTTTTAACTTTTTTGGTAAGCTAATCTTTTCAATTTTGTCAATGGCTCCAAAGCCTGCGACACAAGTTTCGTATTTTTTCTCTCGGCAGAGTTCAATTAGGGATACAATATCGAAATCTTCTTTGTGCGATTGGCTCATGCTTTGGGTCTCCGAAGGAAGGAGTGGAATGTTAGGACAGTTTTCTAGAACGGACCCTTACTGTCAAGGGAAAGTTTTGAAATCATACTTTACAGCCTCCTCAGCCAGAGGAGGATAGTAGAAAGACTAGCAATGAGACAAAAGATTCTCCTGGCATTTTGCCTTCTGATCATTTCGGTTCTTCCCCACTGTGCTCCGGCCAAGTCCTCCTACTTTCAGGAGCCTGACTGGTCCGCCTTGGACTGGGAGGGAAGGACAGTTCGATTGGCGGATCTTGATTTGGACTACCTTGCACTGAATGTCTACTCTCCTGATTGTGTTCCTTGTTGGAAGGAAATCCCCACTCTCAACTTACTAGCCCGTGAAATCCAAAAAAATTTTCCGCGCCATGCCTTGTACATGGTCGTAGACCCATACCAAGTGAGCGTTGATGCAAAAGAGGATGCGCCATGGGGAGAGGTCTATTCACAGGCGAAGGCCAGGATGCAGAAAGAAAAACAAGACCGTGGCATTGAAGTTCCGATTCTATTTATGAAGGCTCCTTTTCGCGTGAAGGAGAAGGGACTCATTACGGGAACACCAGAAACCCTTCTCTTAGAAACCAAACCTTTGCGTTTATATTATAATTTTTTAGGTTCTATTTCAGAGGAGTCCAAGCCAGAAGTGATATTGGCTGACCAAAAAGTTAAGTTTTTTAAGTTTCAATTTGGGATGAATTCTCTATGAGAGCACTTGTTATACGATTTATAGATTGTGAAGGCCCTGGGATCATAGAACCTTTGTTAAGGGAAAAGGGCTATCGAGTTAGTTATCACAATGCCTATGATACAAGAGTTTCTTTGATGCCTGAAGCACACATCACCTTCCCTCTGATCCTTCTTTTGGGTGGTCCGAACTCGATTCAAAACAATGGAGAGGATCCTCTTCTTTTGCCCTATTTGCAATTGGTAAAAAATGCCCTTGCGGTACGCTCCTCTAAAATCATTGGGATCTGTCTTGGCGGTCAGATCATCTCTAGAGCCTTGGGTGCCGAGGTCAAAAAGGGAGACAAAGGTCCAGAATTGGGATTTGCACCCATGAAAATTATTGATACGCAGGACGAAGTGTTTCGTGGCATCAACTCAAATGAGCTCATGGGATTTCATTTGCATGAGGATGTATTTTCGATTCCCCCAGGCGCAAAACATCTCTTAAGCACAGATATGTATCCAAACCAAATGTATTCTTATGAAAATAGAGTATTTGCCTTCCAGGCACATATCGAGGCGACTTTACCAATGCTAGGAGTTTGGAAAGAGGTTCACAAAGAGTTTCTCAAACAAGGCAAACCAGATTTAGATCATTTGGAAGAAAAACAAAAACAAATGGAAGAATCTGGTAAAATTATATTCCGAAATATTCTAAATCTCTAATGGAAAATATATGTTTCAAAAAATACTAACACTCTTATTCGGAAGTAAATACGAAAGGGATCTAAAAAGACTCACACCCATAGTAGAAAAAATCAATTCATTTGAAGCGAACATCCGCGAATTAAACGATGAAGAGCTTTCCTCTCAAACTATAAAATTTAAAGAAAGGTTAGCTAAAGGCGAAACTTTGGATGATATCCTCCCTGAGGCTTTTGCAACGGTGCGTGAAGTTGCTTACAGAACTTTAGGTATGAGGCATTTTGATGTGCAAATGATGGGTGGTATTTCTCTGCATTGGGGCAATATCTCCGAGATGAAAACGGGTGAGGGAAAAACCTTAACATCCACTTTGCCGATCTATCTCAATGCCCTGTCTGGACTAGGTGTTCATGTTGTAACTGTGAACGATTACCTTGCCAAACGCGATGCAAATTGGATGAAGCCTATTTATGAATTTTTAAAAGTTTCAGTGGGTGTCATTCAGCATGATATGGACCACGAAGAAAGAAAGGCTGCATATTTATCGGACATTACGTACGGAACAAATAATGAGTTCGGTTTTGACTACTTGAGAGACAATATGGTTTCTTATCTGGAGCATAAAGTGCAAAGAATGCACAATTTTGCGATTGTGGATGAGGTGGACTCAATCCTCATCGATGAAGCAAGAACTCCGCTCATCATATCCGGTCCAGCTGAAGAATCTACAGACAAATACATCAAAGTAGACAAAATCATCCCAAAGCTCATTGAAGGCGAAGACTACGAAGTTGATGAAAAAGCCCGCAACGTGATCATGTCTGAGAATGGTGTCCATCATGTAGAAAAACTACTTAGCATAGAAAACCTGTACCATTCCGAAAACATAGAACTTGTCCACCACGTAAACCAAGCACTCAAAGCACACAAATTATTTGCAAAAGATAAAGACTATGTGGTGCAAGCTGGCGAAGTCATTATCGTAGATGAGTTTACAGGTCGTCTCATGAAAGGACGACGCTATTCCGATGGGCTCCATCAAGCTTTGGAAGCAAAGGAAGGTGTACCGATTGCCAGAGAGTCCCAGACCTTAGCGTCTATTACATTTCAAAATTACTTTAGGATATATTCCAAGTTAGCTGGTATGACAGGAACAGCCGATACAGAGGCTGAGGAATTCAAAAAAATCTATAACCTCGACGTAATCGTTATTCCACCAAATGTAAAAGTCAAAAGAAATGATTTACCTGACCGTGTGTATAAGACGGAAAGAGAAAAGTTTGACGCAGTCATAAAAGACATTAAGGAAAAATATGCCAACAAACAACCAGTCTTAGTGGGTACCATTTCCATTGAAAAATCCGAAGTGTTATCCAAATTGCTGGTTGCCAATGGTATCGCCCACAACGTCTTAAACGCGAAACAACACGAAAGAGAATCTGAAATTGTTGCCAATGCTGGAAAACCAGGAGCAATCACCATAGCAACAAACATGGCGGGTAGAGGAACAGATATCGTTCTAGGAGGAGCTGCTAAGTACAAGGAAGAACTCGAGTCTTTAGACGAAAAAGCTGCAAAATTAGGAATACAATCCAAAGCCGAAATGGATGTGCTCTATTCATTCCGTGAAGCACTCATTAAACAGAAGTTTGACGAATCTTCTGAAATTATAAATTCAATTGCAAATGGTTCTCTTAAAAAAGTTTGCCAGGATATATTGGAATCTGCTCAAAAATGGAAGAAAGACCATGACTTAGTCATTGAAGTCGGCGGACTCCACATCATCGGCTCAGAAAGACATGAGTCTCGACGAATTGACAACCAGTTAAGGGGAAGGTCCGGAAGACAAGGGGATCCAGGCTCCTCGAGGTTTTATTTATCCTTACAAGATGATTTGATGAGAATTTTTGGCTCTGATCGCATTGCTCGGATTATGGACACCTTAAAAATGCCAGAAGGGCAAGAGTTGGAGCATAGCATGGTTTCAAATGCAATTGCAAGAGCACAGAAACGAGTTGAAAGCCATAACTTTGACATCAGAAAACACCTGCTAGAGTATGATGATGTCATGAATCGCCAAAGG harbors:
- a CDS encoding TlpA family protein disulfide reductase — encoded protein: MRQKILLAFCLLIISVLPHCAPAKSSYFQEPDWSALDWEGRTVRLADLDLDYLALNVYSPDCVPCWKEIPTLNLLAREIQKNFPRHALYMVVDPYQVSVDAKEDAPWGEVYSQAKARMQKEKQDRGIEVPILFMKAPFRVKEKGLITGTPETLLLETKPLRLYYNFLGSISEESKPEVILADQKVKFFKFQFGMNSL
- the secA gene encoding preprotein translocase subunit SecA, with amino-acid sequence MFQKILTLLFGSKYERDLKRLTPIVEKINSFEANIRELNDEELSSQTIKFKERLAKGETLDDILPEAFATVREVAYRTLGMRHFDVQMMGGISLHWGNISEMKTGEGKTLTSTLPIYLNALSGLGVHVVTVNDYLAKRDANWMKPIYEFLKVSVGVIQHDMDHEERKAAYLSDITYGTNNEFGFDYLRDNMVSYLEHKVQRMHNFAIVDEVDSILIDEARTPLIISGPAEESTDKYIKVDKIIPKLIEGEDYEVDEKARNVIMSENGVHHVEKLLSIENLYHSENIELVHHVNQALKAHKLFAKDKDYVVQAGEVIIVDEFTGRLMKGRRYSDGLHQALEAKEGVPIARESQTLASITFQNYFRIYSKLAGMTGTADTEAEEFKKIYNLDVIVIPPNVKVKRNDLPDRVYKTEREKFDAVIKDIKEKYANKQPVLVGTISIEKSEVLSKLLVANGIAHNVLNAKQHERESEIVANAGKPGAITIATNMAGRGTDIVLGGAAKYKEELESLDEKAAKLGIQSKAEMDVLYSFREALIKQKFDESSEIINSIANGSLKKVCQDILESAQKWKKDHDLVIEVGGLHIIGSERHESRRIDNQLRGRSGRQGDPGSSRFYLSLQDDLMRIFGSDRIARIMDTLKMPEGQELEHSMVSNAIARAQKRVESHNFDIRKHLLEYDDVMNRQRIYIYGIRNELLEKGSISEKVIQFIDEVTENQIIAYCEGNNTSGWILESLQEWLASLGVSISLDAETYRKESNPQLRLFEDVSSAIKATYQDKNVRIGEEIWKSIERNVFLDILDHRWKDHLYAMDHLKEGIWTVGYGEKNPLVEYKLQGFKLFDQLVDNLKNEVISFLLKIEVTESDKSSVSESSPKEYKKIGEETRAEVDMFGNEVKKNQNKTNVSTITSSGGGSERKTSRRKK
- a CDS encoding type 1 glutamine amidotransferase — its product is MRALVIRFIDCEGPGIIEPLLREKGYRVSYHNAYDTRVSLMPEAHITFPLILLLGGPNSIQNNGEDPLLLPYLQLVKNALAVRSSKIIGICLGGQIISRALGAEVKKGDKGPELGFAPMKIIDTQDEVFRGINSNELMGFHLHEDVFSIPPGAKHLLSTDMYPNQMYSYENRVFAFQAHIEATLPMLGVWKEVHKEFLKQGKPDLDHLEEKQKQMEESGKIIFRNILNL
- a CDS encoding DNA primase, which translates into the protein MSQSHKEDFDIVSLIELCREKKYETCVAGFGAIDKIEKISLPKKLKNRKLTVQALYALTNQSIQWKYLSKEERDQIQAEKDKIAGVSSTNTTSFAPHAEEDIDEDFIPEEEAKKPELLDEDGYEDEFGDDSDDDDDDFDDDDDDDIEDDDEEEED